The following are encoded together in the uncultured Sphaerochaeta sp. genome:
- the accD gene encoding acetyl-CoA carboxylase, carboxyltransferase subunit beta: MSNEVLKRCPQCQKDVQVGEHKICPYCNFHFPLTVQERLALFADEGSFKEMSSGMQSMNPISLAGYEEKLKENQKKSSLSDAATIGRCTVEGKPVVVGIMSFAFMGGSMGSVVGEKITQAMIEGALTGDPVVIFTASGGARMQEGIFSLMQMAKTASAAALLEETRTPLFLVLTNPTTGGVTASFAMLGDVILAEPGAIIGFAGPRVIEGTIGEKLPEGFQRSEFQLERGFIDSIVERKKLRETLSFLIETHTRRA, from the coding sequence ATGTCAAACGAAGTTTTGAAACGATGCCCCCAGTGCCAGAAAGATGTACAGGTAGGGGAGCATAAGATCTGCCCATATTGCAATTTTCATTTTCCGCTTACTGTACAAGAACGCCTTGCTCTCTTTGCAGATGAAGGCTCGTTCAAGGAGATGAGTAGTGGAATGCAGTCTATGAACCCCATCTCCCTTGCAGGGTATGAGGAGAAGCTGAAAGAGAACCAAAAGAAATCCTCGCTGAGTGACGCTGCCACCATCGGTCGTTGTACGGTTGAGGGAAAACCCGTGGTTGTCGGTATCATGTCCTTCGCTTTCATGGGAGGCAGCATGGGCTCGGTTGTAGGTGAGAAAATTACACAGGCGATGATCGAAGGAGCACTCACTGGGGACCCTGTGGTCATCTTTACTGCAAGTGGTGGAGCCCGGATGCAGGAGGGTATTTTCAGCTTGATGCAGATGGCAAAGACTGCCAGTGCTGCAGCACTCTTAGAGGAGACCCGAACCCCACTCTTTCTTGTCTTGACCAATCCCACCACCGGTGGCGTGACAGCCTCCTTTGCTATGCTTGGGGACGTCATCCTCGCAGAACCCGGCGCAATTATTGGCTTTGCTGGACCGAGGGTAATCGAGGGAACCATCGGGGAGAAGCTCCCTGAAGGGTTCCAACGCTCAGAGTTCCAGCTTGAGAGGGGTTTCATCGATTCCATTGTTGAGCGTAAGAAGCTGAGAGAGACTCTCTCCTTCCTGATCGAAACCCACACAAGGAGGGCCTAA
- a CDS encoding acetyl-CoA carboxylase biotin carboxylase subunit: MIKKLLVANRAEIAVRIIRACRDLGIKTVAVYSTADAQSLPVSMADEAVCIGEAQTDKSYLNVRNIITTACALRCDAIHPGVGFLSENADFAKQVEDAGLVFIGPESKTIALLGNKVAARQAALAAGIPITPGSSEALVDLADAKKTAEQIGYPIILKAAAGGGGRGMRIVRKEEHLEQSLQLARKEALAFFGDASVHMERFLEQPRHVEIQLLADGQGGVVHLGERDCSVQKNHQKLLEESPSPILDEGLREAMCNDSVRLFKDLGYRGAGTVEFLVEGDAYYFMEVNARLQVEHPVSELVSSLDLVQAQIRIAQGNKLPFKQKDIRLSGYALECRINALSAGVITTLQLPSGPFVRVDSHLEAGSILSPYYDSMVAKVIIWAPDRDQGIDVMLRALEEVNIQGVTTNLEEQKRLIASKQFRSGRFTTDLYQKVCEQEK; encoded by the coding sequence ATGATCAAGAAACTGCTCGTCGCAAACCGTGCAGAGATTGCAGTACGTATTATCAGGGCGTGCCGTGATCTGGGAATCAAAACTGTTGCTGTCTATTCCACTGCCGATGCCCAAAGTCTGCCTGTTTCCATGGCAGACGAGGCTGTCTGTATTGGAGAAGCACAAACAGACAAGAGCTATTTGAATGTACGGAATATTATAACCACTGCCTGTGCACTTCGCTGTGATGCCATCCACCCTGGGGTAGGATTCCTCTCAGAGAATGCAGATTTTGCAAAACAAGTGGAGGATGCAGGGCTTGTTTTCATTGGTCCTGAGAGTAAGACGATTGCATTGCTTGGGAACAAGGTTGCTGCAAGGCAGGCTGCTCTTGCTGCCGGGATTCCCATTACCCCGGGCAGTAGTGAAGCGCTTGTTGATCTTGCAGATGCAAAGAAAACTGCCGAGCAGATCGGCTACCCCATCATTCTCAAAGCTGCCGCAGGTGGTGGTGGTAGAGGTATGCGTATTGTCAGGAAAGAGGAACACCTCGAGCAGTCCTTGCAACTGGCCAGAAAGGAGGCGCTCGCCTTCTTTGGGGATGCCTCGGTGCATATGGAGAGGTTCCTTGAACAGCCACGTCACGTGGAAATCCAGCTCTTGGCCGATGGCCAGGGTGGTGTGGTACACCTAGGTGAGCGAGACTGTTCAGTGCAGAAGAATCATCAGAAGCTGCTTGAGGAGAGTCCTTCTCCAATCCTTGATGAAGGACTGAGAGAGGCAATGTGCAATGACTCAGTGAGACTATTCAAGGATTTGGGCTACCGAGGTGCTGGGACCGTGGAGTTCCTCGTTGAGGGGGATGCATACTACTTCATGGAAGTGAATGCACGATTGCAGGTCGAGCATCCGGTAAGTGAACTGGTAAGTTCCCTTGACCTGGTACAGGCACAGATCAGGATAGCACAGGGTAATAAGCTTCCCTTTAAGCAAAAGGATATCCGTCTCTCTGGATACGCTCTTGAGTGTAGGATCAATGCACTTTCTGCTGGAGTTATCACCACACTTCAACTGCCTTCAGGCCCCTTTGTACGAGTGGACTCCCATCTTGAAGCCGGATCTATTCTCAGTCCCTATTACGACTCAATGGTGGCCAAGGTCATCATCTGGGCTCCTGACAGGGACCAGGGCATAGACGTGATGCTCAGGGCCTTGGAGGAAGTGAACATCCAAGGGGTAACCACCAACTTGGAAGAGCAAAAACGCCTCATCGCCAGCAAACAGTTCAGGAGTGGTCGCTTCACTACAGACCTCTACCAGAAGGTTTGTGAACAGGAGAAATAA
- the accB gene encoding acetyl-CoA carboxylase biotin carboxyl carrier protein, whose protein sequence is MDSIEHMDLREVLTLFDSSTLSELELSCSRFSLKMKRPVAGEMTALPVTTVKPTVQETQAETAPANSEELETITSPIVGTFYLTPAPDAPPYVKVGSKVESGDVICTIEAMKLMNQLESDYSCEILEILAKPEQLVEFGQPLFKVKKL, encoded by the coding sequence ATGGATAGTATTGAACACATGGACCTCCGCGAAGTCCTTACCCTATTTGATTCCAGTACCCTAAGCGAGCTTGAGCTTTCCTGCTCACGCTTCTCACTGAAAATGAAAAGACCAGTAGCAGGTGAGATGACCGCACTGCCTGTCACCACTGTGAAGCCAACCGTTCAGGAAACACAAGCAGAAACAGCTCCAGCCAATTCTGAAGAACTGGAGACCATCACCAGTCCAATTGTGGGGACCTTTTACCTGACCCCGGCCCCGGATGCACCTCCATATGTGAAGGTTGGTAGCAAAGTGGAGAGTGGGGATGTCATCTGCACGATTGAAGCAATGAAGCTGATGAACCAGCTTGAGAGTGATTATTCCTGCGAAATTTTAGAAATCCTCGCCAAGCCTGAGCAGCTGGTGGAATTTGGCCAGCCCCTTTTCAAGGTCAAGAAACTATGA
- a CDS encoding beta-ketoacyl-ACP synthase III, with product MKPPQSIHITALGSYAPPRVVTNNDLSHMVDTSDAWIQSHTGIRERHIADDEESTSNLAYKAIEDLLSSYNLEASHIDGIVCATATPDYSGFPSVACMIAEQFGITGPALDVSAGCTGFIYAMEVARAMIATGSMKNALVVGAEKLSGVVDWKDRNTCVLFGDGAGCALLESSDQGESGLIDTLLKAEAAGTKALTIHPEKHAIEMDGRAVYSFAVRTIGDTILALIERNNLNLDSIDWIVPHQANRRIIQACSKRYGIPEEKFYMNIERYANTSAASIPLALREMDRAGLLKKGQKILMVGFGAGLTYGGTLLTWTY from the coding sequence TTGAAGCCTCCACAATCGATACACATCACCGCCCTTGGCAGTTACGCGCCGCCGAGGGTGGTAACTAATAATGACCTGAGCCATATGGTCGACACGAGTGATGCGTGGATCCAAAGTCACACTGGAATCAGAGAACGACATATTGCTGATGATGAAGAATCGACCAGTAATCTTGCTTATAAAGCTATAGAAGATCTTCTTTCCAGCTACAATCTGGAAGCATCCCATATTGATGGCATTGTCTGTGCAACAGCTACCCCGGACTATTCTGGGTTTCCTTCTGTTGCCTGTATGATCGCAGAACAATTCGGGATTACCGGACCTGCCTTGGATGTGAGTGCTGGTTGCACTGGATTCATCTACGCCATGGAGGTCGCCCGGGCCATGATCGCCACAGGTTCCATGAAAAATGCCCTGGTGGTTGGAGCAGAGAAACTCTCAGGCGTAGTTGACTGGAAGGACCGAAACACCTGTGTACTCTTTGGTGATGGAGCCGGGTGTGCACTGCTTGAGTCCTCAGACCAAGGGGAGTCAGGTCTCATCGATACCTTGCTCAAGGCTGAGGCTGCCGGGACAAAGGCACTGACTATCCACCCAGAGAAACACGCCATCGAAATGGATGGACGAGCGGTCTACTCCTTTGCGGTGAGAACGATTGGAGATACCATCCTGGCACTGATTGAACGAAATAATCTGAATCTGGATTCCATTGATTGGATTGTCCCGCACCAAGCAAACCGAAGAATCATCCAAGCCTGTTCCAAGCGGTATGGAATTCCAGAAGAGAAGTTCTATATGAATATTGAACGTTATGCGAATACTTCAGCAGCTTCCATTCCCCTTGCACTGAGGGAGATGGACAGAGCAGGATTACTCAAGAAGGGCCAAAAAATCCTGATGGTGGGATTCGGAGCAGGACTGACCTATGGAGGAACGCTACTCACATGGACGTATTGA
- a CDS encoding ACP S-malonyltransferase — translation MDVLIALYPGQGSQKPKMALDLYEASKQVRALFALASDVSGLDLYQLLAEGSEEELKQTRSTQLAVTLANRSAHLRLTELGFSFAAHSGFSLGELSAFAAGGIIDDETLFSLITKRAALMDEEARKIEETQGKLGMAAIIGLDYATVEQALREAQIPGLYASNDNSTTQVVIAGLQESITQGKEVLQAKGARRVIPLRVSGPFHTPFMEGATGPFSSYLQTLDFKNPHSLVISSVDGDVIKDSQQAKEHLAMQLAKPVRWTEAMKRLSSLVEEKHAQVAETGFGTVLSGLWKNSNAEIPCRNLGSEDAIWNYKKELES, via the coding sequence ATGGACGTATTGATTGCACTCTACCCCGGGCAGGGGTCCCAAAAACCGAAGATGGCTCTGGATCTCTATGAAGCAAGCAAGCAAGTAAGAGCTCTCTTTGCACTTGCTAGTGATGTAAGTGGACTGGACTTATACCAATTGCTCGCTGAAGGCAGCGAAGAGGAATTGAAACAAACGAGATCCACACAGCTGGCCGTAACGCTAGCCAACCGCAGTGCACATCTGAGACTAACCGAGCTTGGATTCTCATTTGCTGCCCACAGTGGATTCAGCCTTGGCGAGCTTTCTGCCTTTGCAGCAGGCGGTATCATCGATGATGAAACACTCTTCTCCTTGATTACCAAGCGGGCTGCATTGATGGACGAGGAAGCAAGAAAAATTGAAGAGACACAGGGAAAGCTAGGAATGGCGGCGATCATTGGGCTGGATTATGCGACAGTTGAACAAGCCCTGAGAGAAGCACAAATCCCTGGATTGTACGCATCCAACGACAACAGTACTACACAGGTGGTTATCGCTGGTTTGCAGGAGAGCATCACCCAAGGTAAGGAAGTCCTGCAGGCAAAGGGAGCGAGGAGAGTTATTCCCCTGAGGGTCTCCGGTCCATTCCACACCCCCTTCATGGAGGGAGCAACAGGACCCTTCTCTTCCTACTTGCAAACGCTCGATTTCAAGAACCCCCACTCCTTGGTGATCTCGAGTGTGGATGGGGATGTGATCAAGGACTCTCAGCAAGCAAAGGAACATTTGGCAATGCAATTGGCAAAACCAGTGCGCTGGACGGAGGCAATGAAACGTCTCTCTTCCTTAGTAGAGGAGAAGCATGCACAGGTAGCTGAAACCGGGTTTGGAACGGTACTCAGCGGGCTTTGGAAAAACAGTAATGCGGAAATCCCTTGCCGAAATCTCGGCAGTGAGGATGCAATCTGGAATTACAAGAAGGAATTGGAATCATGA
- the fabG gene encoding 3-oxoacyl-[acyl-carrier-protein] reductase, producing the protein MSEKKHALVTGGSRGIGRTIIETLLGEGYEVWYLSRSKAEGLEANHISCDMADRESVASALEAVVSEAIYIDVLVNNAGITRDGLIMRMKDEAWDDVIAVNLTSVFLTCRRIGRLMATQRKGAIVNISSVVGIVGNGGQTNYAASKAGIIGFSKSLAKELAGRNVRVNVVAPGFIETAMTEVLSEKLKDQIKDQIPLSRIGNTEEVAQSVAFLASDKASYITGQVLAVDGGMAM; encoded by the coding sequence ATGAGTGAAAAGAAACACGCCTTGGTGACCGGAGGGTCACGGGGAATTGGTAGAACAATCATAGAGACGTTGCTCGGAGAAGGATACGAAGTTTGGTACCTCTCCAGAAGCAAGGCAGAAGGACTGGAAGCGAATCACATCAGTTGCGATATGGCTGACAGGGAGAGTGTTGCCTCTGCACTGGAAGCGGTGGTCAGTGAAGCAATATACATCGATGTCCTGGTAAACAACGCAGGCATCACCCGCGATGGATTGATCATGCGGATGAAGGATGAAGCCTGGGATGACGTCATTGCCGTCAACCTTACTTCAGTATTCCTCACCTGCAGGAGGATCGGTCGACTGATGGCAACCCAGCGAAAAGGAGCCATCGTCAACATCTCCAGCGTGGTCGGCATTGTGGGCAATGGGGGACAGACCAATTATGCAGCCAGCAAGGCCGGCATTATTGGATTCTCCAAGAGCCTTGCAAAGGAACTTGCCGGAAGAAATGTACGGGTCAATGTGGTAGCCCCTGGATTCATTGAGACTGCCATGACGGAGGTACTTTCAGAAAAGTTGAAGGACCAGATCAAGGATCAGATTCCCCTGTCAAGAATTGGAAATACGGAAGAGGTTGCCCAAAGCGTGGCGTTCCTCGCAAGTGATAAAGCATCCTACATCACCGGTCAGGTTCTGGCTGTCGATGGTGGGATGGCAATGTAA
- the fabF gene encoding beta-ketoacyl-ACP synthase II, translating into MERVVVTGMGTVNPLGTEVEQFWKQIQAGACGIDKITRFDTTDYPAKIAGEVKDFDPSDLLDRKELRGMADFTKFAAHAAVQAMNQAKLEKGSFDPYRSGVYVGNGIGGFEVAEENLAKLFDRGPHAVAPLTIPKLISNEAAGNIAIHFGIQGPCRTTVTACASGTDAIGDAFNSIRFGLVDMALAGGTEAAITELSVAGFCRLQALATKYNDTPKTASRPFDKERDGFVMGEGAGMLVLESLSHAKKRGATILGEVAGYSMTCDAFHLTAPNPDGEGAARAMKQAIEMAGAKLDEVDYINAHGTSTAANDSMETKAIKRVFGDGAYKLKVSSTKSMTSHLVGAAGAVEAIICLLAIRDQYFPCTLNQTNPDIECDLDYVPNKGMNGTIRYAVSNSLGFGGHNGVLVFKAYQEN; encoded by the coding sequence ATGGAACGTGTGGTAGTAACTGGTATGGGAACTGTCAATCCACTGGGTACAGAGGTGGAACAGTTCTGGAAGCAGATTCAGGCAGGAGCCTGTGGCATCGATAAGATCACCAGGTTTGATACGACAGACTATCCAGCCAAGATTGCAGGGGAAGTCAAGGATTTCGACCCCTCTGACCTGCTTGATCGTAAGGAGCTGAGAGGTATGGCTGATTTCACCAAGTTTGCCGCTCACGCAGCCGTGCAGGCAATGAATCAAGCAAAACTGGAGAAAGGTTCCTTCGACCCCTACAGAAGTGGCGTCTATGTTGGGAACGGTATTGGAGGATTCGAAGTTGCCGAGGAGAACCTTGCAAAACTCTTTGACAGAGGCCCACACGCTGTAGCGCCCCTTACCATTCCCAAGCTTATCAGCAACGAGGCTGCAGGGAATATTGCAATTCACTTTGGCATACAAGGACCTTGTCGTACCACGGTCACAGCATGTGCATCCGGTACCGATGCAATTGGGGATGCGTTCAACTCAATTCGCTTTGGTCTGGTGGATATGGCACTGGCCGGTGGCACGGAGGCTGCAATCACCGAGCTCAGCGTAGCTGGATTCTGCCGCCTCCAGGCCTTGGCTACCAAGTACAACGATACACCCAAGACTGCCAGCCGACCGTTCGATAAGGAACGTGATGGGTTTGTCATGGGAGAGGGAGCTGGGATGCTTGTACTTGAGTCTCTTTCGCATGCCAAGAAACGCGGGGCAACCATCCTCGGTGAAGTTGCGGGCTACAGCATGACCTGTGACGCATTCCACCTTACAGCCCCCAATCCAGACGGGGAAGGGGCTGCCAGAGCGATGAAACAAGCAATCGAGATGGCAGGAGCAAAGCTTGATGAAGTTGATTACATCAACGCACACGGCACAAGCACCGCAGCGAATGACTCCATGGAAACCAAGGCGATCAAGCGGGTATTCGGCGATGGTGCGTATAAGCTCAAGGTCTCATCAACCAAATCCATGACCAGTCACCTGGTTGGGGCAGCAGGTGCTGTTGAGGCCATCATCTGCCTGCTGGCCATCAGGGACCAGTACTTCCCCTGTACGCTCAACCAGACCAATCCAGACATTGAATGTGATCTTGACTATGTACCGAACAAGGGTATGAATGGTACAATTCGCTATGCTGTAAGCAATTCTTTGGGCTTTGGTGGCCATAATGGTGTGCTTGTCTTTAAAGCCTATCAGGAAAACTAA
- a CDS encoding 3-hydroxyacyl-ACP dehydratase FabZ family protein: MPEQYETPEELLPHRDPFLFLDELIEADEHHTVAKRIFTEDHFFFKGHFPSYPVVPGVILVETLAQCGGAGLIQTGILPHGAFFVLASIEKAKFRNQVRPNDCAIIEVHNVRVSKVMVRQKGTITINGNVAAEASWMCIVNSKQERI, from the coding sequence ATGCCAGAACAGTATGAAACGCCAGAGGAACTACTTCCTCACCGAGATCCATTTTTATTCCTCGATGAGTTGATAGAGGCTGATGAACACCACACCGTTGCAAAACGTATATTCACTGAAGATCATTTCTTCTTCAAGGGTCACTTCCCAAGCTACCCGGTAGTACCGGGAGTCATTCTTGTGGAGACCTTGGCACAGTGCGGCGGTGCCGGGTTGATCCAGACGGGGATTCTCCCTCATGGTGCGTTCTTTGTACTCGCGTCCATTGAGAAGGCCAAGTTCCGCAACCAGGTACGTCCTAACGACTGTGCTATCATTGAGGTTCATAACGTGAGAGTAAGCAAAGTTATGGTTCGTCAGAAGGGAACCATAACCATCAACGGGAATGTTGCTGCTGAAGCATCCTGGATGTGCATCGTCAATAGCAAGCAAGAAAGGATTTAG
- the fabV gene encoding enoyl-ACP reductase FabV: MIITKKVMRNVSLTAHPAGCKRYVQQQIAWVKNQAQSGEDTRYPNPVEELLPKRVLVIGGSTGYGLSSRIVAAYTGGADTINVSFEREPAEKKTATPGWYNTMAFEQQAQKDGMKACSVFGDAFSTAIKEETARKIKEELGQVDLVIYSLASPLRNDPLTGVTYRSVLKPIGKPFTALSVDLGDDMVKQATIDPATDEQVQDTVKVMGGEDWMLWVDYLLDQNLLSEGAVTVAYSYIGPRITYPVYREGTIGKAKEHLENSASVLTDKLEAIGGKAFVSVNKALVTRASAVIPVVPLYMALLYQVMKEKNIHEHCTQQIYRLFHDQLYTKGEIPTDQEGRLRVDDWEMLEEVQNEVERRWALQKEGQPLIQGDLEGVLEEYDQIHGFGFPDIDYKADIDPRIV; the protein is encoded by the coding sequence GTGATCATCACGAAAAAAGTAATGCGTAATGTCTCTCTTACCGCTCACCCTGCTGGGTGCAAGCGGTATGTCCAACAACAGATTGCCTGGGTGAAGAACCAAGCACAGAGCGGGGAGGATACGCGCTATCCCAATCCGGTTGAGGAATTACTTCCAAAGCGAGTGCTCGTCATTGGTGGATCTACAGGATATGGTCTTTCCAGCCGAATTGTTGCTGCCTACACTGGAGGAGCTGACACCATCAATGTGTCCTTCGAACGCGAACCAGCCGAGAAAAAAACAGCAACCCCCGGTTGGTACAATACCATGGCATTCGAGCAACAAGCTCAGAAGGACGGCATGAAGGCGTGCTCGGTTTTTGGTGATGCATTCAGTACTGCCATAAAGGAAGAGACTGCAAGGAAAATCAAGGAAGAACTTGGACAAGTGGATTTAGTTATCTACAGTCTTGCAAGTCCCCTCAGGAATGACCCACTAACTGGGGTGACCTATCGTTCGGTACTCAAGCCCATAGGCAAGCCATTCACTGCCCTGTCGGTTGACTTGGGTGATGATATGGTAAAACAAGCGACCATCGACCCTGCTACTGATGAGCAAGTGCAGGATACTGTCAAGGTCATGGGTGGGGAGGATTGGATGCTCTGGGTTGACTATCTTCTCGATCAAAACCTTCTCTCAGAAGGTGCTGTGACAGTAGCCTACTCCTACATCGGTCCCAGGATAACCTACCCCGTCTATCGGGAAGGGACCATAGGAAAAGCAAAGGAACACCTGGAGAACAGTGCAAGTGTACTGACTGATAAACTCGAAGCCATAGGAGGCAAAGCCTTTGTTTCAGTAAACAAAGCCCTTGTTACCCGTGCAAGCGCAGTCATCCCTGTGGTACCACTGTATATGGCTCTGCTCTATCAGGTGATGAAGGAGAAGAACATCCACGAGCACTGCACGCAGCAGATCTATCGTTTGTTCCATGACCAGCTCTACACCAAAGGAGAGATTCCGACCGACCAGGAAGGACGACTCAGGGTAGATGATTGGGAGATGCTTGAAGAGGTCCAGAATGAGGTGGAACGCCGATGGGCTCTCCAGAAGGAGGGGCAACCGCTCATTCAAGGTGACTTGGAAGGAGTCTTGGAGGAGTATGACCAGATCCATGGGTTTGGTTTCCCTGATATCGACTACAAGGCGGATATTGATCCAAGAATAGTCTAA
- a CDS encoding ABC transporter substrate-binding protein: protein MKLLRIQTMVMLILSLVLITSGCTKEEQTTVQPDTEEKTESVPALKVGMMSAVDAAPFYHALDAGYYEDEGVEVELVLFTNGQHRQTALQTQQVDGAMSDLVALITQSTSDFRLIGTLSTDGDFPLLTTGPLTKGAKITAGTMEISVTNYLLDAYLGEQFEVEKVFINEIPARLEAVASGQLDTGIFPEPFASIGELRNLEKLTFEGIPKESLNIIAFTEKAIQEKENQIAGFHRAYGRAVKDIQGDPELARTALMNAIPALPEAIRSTMGLPEYHAPSLPSDSFTDEIISWTEGITGNEYAVGTKDLYDARFVNAL, encoded by the coding sequence ATGAAACTACTAAGAATACAGACCATGGTTATGCTCATCCTTTCCCTGGTGCTTATCACCTCTGGATGTACTAAGGAAGAGCAAACCACTGTGCAACCAGACACAGAAGAGAAAACGGAATCAGTTCCGGCCCTGAAGGTTGGAATGATGAGCGCTGTTGACGCAGCACCATTCTACCATGCTCTTGATGCAGGATACTACGAAGATGAAGGTGTAGAGGTTGAACTGGTGCTCTTTACCAATGGACAGCATCGCCAGACGGCACTGCAAACCCAGCAGGTTGATGGTGCCATGAGTGATTTGGTTGCACTCATCACCCAGAGCACCAGTGATTTTCGTTTAATCGGCACCCTCTCTACAGACGGGGATTTTCCCTTGCTTACTACCGGACCGCTTACCAAGGGAGCAAAGATAACTGCGGGAACAATGGAGATCAGTGTGACCAATTACCTGCTTGATGCATATCTTGGGGAACAGTTTGAGGTTGAAAAGGTGTTCATCAATGAAATTCCTGCTCGCCTTGAAGCCGTTGCCTCCGGTCAGCTTGATACAGGAATCTTCCCTGAACCGTTTGCCAGCATCGGGGAGCTTAGAAATCTGGAGAAACTCACGTTTGAGGGCATACCCAAAGAGAGCTTGAACATCATTGCTTTCACCGAAAAGGCAATACAAGAAAAAGAAAACCAGATCGCCGGGTTCCATCGGGCATATGGCAGAGCTGTAAAGGATATCCAAGGTGACCCTGAGCTTGCTCGTACCGCTCTCATGAATGCAATTCCAGCACTGCCGGAGGCAATACGATCGACCATGGGACTCCCTGAGTACCATGCACCATCACTTCCCAGCGATTCCTTCACAGATGAGATCATCTCCTGGACTGAAGGAATTACTGGAAACGAGTATGCTGTGGGGACAAAAGATCTCTATGATGCGAGGTTTGTGAACGCTTTATGA
- a CDS encoding ABC transporter ATP-binding protein, translating into MILSFTDAQLDYPKTTAFQHFSLTVESGEMVSIIGPSGCGKTSLLYAIAGLLPLSGGTMQRAFGNEGIALMFQQDRLLPWKRVIGNVLLGLPREKTEEAAKLLQSMGLESVMQHYPHELSGGMRQRVALARALIRRPNILLLDEPLASLDEQQREMLQNDIKEYVREQSMTLLLVTHSIQEAVFMGNRIVMMTNKGVSYELRNQFHNDPHLRTRDEFFSMQKTLRHHMEACR; encoded by the coding sequence ATGATACTCTCCTTTACCGATGCACAGCTTGACTATCCCAAGACCACAGCCTTCCAACACTTCTCGTTGACAGTTGAATCTGGTGAGATGGTCAGCATCATCGGACCAAGTGGGTGCGGTAAGACCAGCTTGCTCTACGCTATTGCTGGTCTTCTGCCTCTCTCCGGAGGGACGATGCAGAGAGCCTTTGGGAATGAGGGGATTGCCCTCATGTTCCAGCAGGATCGACTGCTTCCCTGGAAGCGTGTCATCGGTAATGTATTGCTCGGTCTTCCCAGGGAGAAAACCGAAGAGGCAGCCAAACTTTTGCAGTCCATGGGCTTGGAATCTGTGATGCAGCACTATCCCCACGAACTCAGCGGGGGCATGCGGCAGCGGGTTGCATTGGCAAGGGCGTTAATTAGGAGGCCTAACATACTACTACTTGATGAACCTCTTGCAAGTCTCGACGAACAGCAGCGAGAGATGCTCCAGAATGATATCAAGGAGTATGTGAGAGAGCAGTCAATGACGCTTCTCCTGGTGACACATAGCATTCAGGAGGCCGTATTCATGGGAAATAGGATTGTTATGATGACTAACAAAGGTGTTTCCTATGAGTTGAGGAACCAGTTCCACAATGATCCTCACCTCCGTACCCGTGATGAATTTTTCTCCATGCAGAAGACCTTACGCCACCATATGGAGGCTTGCCGATGA
- a CDS encoding ABC transporter permease, giving the protein MKYLRGMVAVLIFWYVTAFLISSPIIPFPHTVFIYALKQFVPQEMHLHLLYSLYRILSGLFIALFFAIPTGMIAGRVPALDRLISPVLYLLYPLPKIAFLPVFMVMLGIGDLSKIILIAIIIYFPASVTIRDGVKEIPFEFLQLAEAYHLSRKQILKDIIWPAILPRIFSSLRITLGISLSVLFISETYAASHGLGYTIMNYWVMAQYTGMYAAIMLLSLLGLLLYIIVDWVEKLCVHPKVK; this is encoded by the coding sequence ATGAAATACCTAAGAGGTATGGTTGCAGTGCTTATATTCTGGTACGTAACTGCGTTTTTGATTTCATCACCGATCATCCCATTTCCTCACACTGTATTCATCTATGCCCTGAAGCAATTTGTTCCTCAGGAGATGCACCTGCATCTTCTCTATTCTCTCTACCGGATACTCTCTGGATTGTTCATCGCTCTCTTCTTCGCCATCCCTACAGGGATGATCGCCGGAAGGGTTCCTGCTCTTGACCGCCTGATCTCCCCTGTTCTCTATTTGCTCTACCCACTGCCAAAGATCGCCTTTCTTCCAGTGTTCATGGTGATGTTGGGTATTGGAGACCTCTCCAAGATTATCCTGATAGCCATCATCATCTACTTCCCTGCGTCTGTGACTATACGGGATGGGGTGAAGGAAATACCGTTTGAGTTTCTTCAACTGGCTGAGGCGTACCATCTGAGCAGAAAGCAAATCCTCAAAGACATCATCTGGCCCGCAATCCTGCCACGCATTTTCTCTTCCCTTCGTATTACACTGGGTATTTCGCTCTCTGTACTGTTTATAAGCGAGACCTATGCAGCATCACATGGCCTGGGATATACAATCATGAACTACTGGGTCATGGCCCAGTACACAGGCATGTATGCTGCCATCATGTTGCTCAGTCTCCTTGGGTTGCTGCTCTACATCATTGTTGATTGGGTAGAGAAGCTATGTGTGCATCCGAAAGTGAAATAA